The following are encoded in a window of Alosa sapidissima isolate fAloSap1 chromosome 10, fAloSap1.pri, whole genome shotgun sequence genomic DNA:
- the snip1 gene encoding smad nuclear-interacting protein 1, whose product MESRKRHKRPESPIRDAKIKIKEEKLSPVRAQRSRRSSSGSNGSSPPRRRGSRSPRRRRDRSPGVRDKTRGGRDKSPPSRSRSPSRDADIKIKREREVRGDEERRRPSRWEDVDDRQVKREAERPRQRERERERERDRDVERDRRGGGGRGGRVEHARERDIHAFQQQSAERQRHDEQRLERRAARQAGNEEDQAFGGPDQEEDDDATAADKEKPNFELSGALVEDTNTFRGVVIKYNEPPEARIPKRRWRLYPFKNDEPLPVMYIHRQSAYLMGRQRKIADIPIDHPSCSKQHAVFQYRLVEHTRADGTSGRRVKPYIIDLGSGNGTYLNNQRIEAQRYYELKEKDVLKFGFSSREYVLLHETSDTSEVDTKQEEDDEDEGLDE is encoded by the exons ATGGAAAGCAGAAAACGACATAAGCGGCCTGAATCTCCCATACGTGACGCAAAGATAAAAATTAAAGAAGAAAAACTCAGTCCAGTTCGGGCTCAGAGATCACGCCGATCAAGTTCTGGATCTAACGGCTCAAGTCCCCCGAGGAGACGAGGCAGCAG ATCACCGCGCAGGAGAAGGGACCGTTCACCGGGAGTAAGGGATAAGACGAGAGGAGGTCGCGACAAGTCTCCACCAAGCAGAAGTCGTAGTCCGTCTCGGGATGCCGATATCAAAATTAAGCGG GAACGTGAAGTTCGTGGTGATGAAGAGAGGAGGCGTCCTAGTCGATGGGAGGATGTGGATGACAGGCAGgtgaagagagaggcagagcgcccacgtcagagagagagggaaagggagagagagagggacagagacgtGGAAAGAGAtaggaggggaggtggagggagaggaggacgaGTTGAACATGCTCGTGAGCGGGATATTCACGCCTTCCAGCAGCAGTCAGCTGAGAGGCAGCGCCACGACGAGCAGCGCCTGGAGAGGAGAGCCGCTAGGCAGGCTGGGAACGAAGAAGACCAAGCCTTTGGTGGGCCTGACCAGGAAGAGGATGATGACGCCACAGCCGCCGACAAGGAGAAACCCAACTTTGAACTGTCAGGAGCCCTGGTGGAAGATACCAACACGTTCAGAGGGGTGGTGATTAAATACAACGAGCCGCCTGAGGCCCGCATCCCTAAGAGGAGATGGCGCCTGTACCCCTTTAAGAATGATGAGCCGCTCCCAGTTATGTACATCCACAGGCAGAGTGCCTACCTTATGGGGCGGCAGAGGAAGATTGCCGATATCCCCATTGACCACCCCTCCTGTTCCAAGCAGCATGCAGTTTTCCAATATAG GCTGGTGGAACACACCCGGGCCGACGGAACTTCTGGGCGTCGGGTAAAGCCCTACATCATCGACCTGGGCTCAGGCAATGGCACATACCTGAACAACCAACGCATTGAGGCCCAGCGCTACTACGAACTGAAGGAGAAGGACGTGCTCAAGTTCGGCTTCAGCAGCCGCGAGTATGTGCTGCTGCATGAGACCTCCGACACCAGCGAGgtggacaccaaacaggaagaggACGATGAGGATGAAGGCCTAGACGAGTAG